From Uloborus diversus isolate 005 chromosome 8, Udiv.v.3.1, whole genome shotgun sequence, a single genomic window includes:
- the LOC129227809 gene encoding uncharacterized protein LOC129227809: protein MELRRTVFHLALFAALLSCTASTPQRWYSSEDDSRHRGPDTDVDMPLSRVYYREMTTPRMPPWHDFHLPPIPNSRDYGVPYIPFKIEAGDDYDVSDLYDVSDDATSEVLMTTERTQKVGTVTTEMFLADDHKHERNHMHSSSSCKIYSICVLLLPFSVFINWFFKSV from the exons ATG GAACTGAGAAGAACAGTCTTTCACTTGGCTCTTTTTGCTGCGCTGCTGTCGTGCACTGCATCTACTCCTCAACGATGGTATTCGTCGGAAGATGattctagacaccgtggaccagACACTGACGTCGATATGCCCCTGAGTCGAGTGTACTATCGGGAGATGACAACGCCCAGGATGCCTCCCTGGCACGACTTCCACTTGCCCCCGATCCCGAACAGCAGAGACTATGGTGTCCCATATATCCCATTTAAAATCGAGGCCGGCGATGACTATGATGTCTCTGACTTGTATGATGTGTCGGACGATGCGACATCTGAAGTTCTCATGACGACGGAAAGAACGCAGAAAGTGGGAACTGTAACGACGGAAATGTTTCTTGCCGAtg ATCACAAGCACGAACGCAACCACATGCACAGCTCTTCAAGTTGCAAAATCTATTCCATTTGTGTACTACTATtgccattttctgtttttataaattggttttttaaatctgtttaa